CCAGATCGAGAAGCTAAAGGATCATCCACAGCTTGTTGTCGGCACACCGGGACGTGTACGGGAACTCATTGCTGCGAAAAAGCTGAAAATGCACAACATCACAACCATCGTCATCGACGAGGTGGACCAGATGTTCCAGCTCGGCGGAGCGGGTGATGTGAAGAACATATTGGGCACTGCCCAGCGTGATCGTCAATTGGTATTTTTGTCCGCAACGCTGAACGATGAGATTCAAGCGCTGGCGAAGCGTGAGATGAATGATTACGTGGAAATCGGCATTGATCCCGATCAGAAGACAGCCAGTGGACTGGAGCATTATTACTTTGTGACCGAAGAGCGGGATAAGGTGGATATGCTGCGCCGCCTGGTGCGTCATTTTAATCCGAGAAAAGCGCTGGTATTCGTGAATACAACGAATGCGATCGGGGAGATTGAAGCCAAGCTCAATCATATGGGACTGACTACAGCATCCCTGTATGGTGATGCGGATAAAGTCACGCGCAGCAACGTGCTGGCCCGATTCCGGGAGGACAAGCTCAAGGTGCTGATCGCTTCCGATGTGGCAGCCCGTGGTCTGGACATTGAAGGGCTGGAAATGGTCATTCATTTTGATCCGGCTACGGACAGTCAAGCCTATGTTCACCGCGCGGGACGTACAGGACGGATGGGACGCAAAGGACTGGTTGTGTCTGTTGTTACCGAGCGCGAAACGTTTATTATGCGCAAGTTCTCCCGTGAGCTGGACATTAACATCACAGAGCGTGCGTTGTATGGAGGACGTGTGGTCGTGCCGCGTCCGGCGGATGCCAAGCGTGCGCCTGTAAAGCCATCCGAGGCGAGAACGATTTCTGACGCAGTGGAAAGCGGCAAGGCGCCTGTTCGTGGTGAGAATGGACGTCCCGGAAGGACTGCCGCCGCCGGTTCGGCTTCAGGCAAGGGCAAAGGAGCTGCCTTGTCCAAAGCAGGAAAAGCACAACGCGAGCGTGAGCGTAAAAACAAGGGTGCGCCAAGATGGCTGAAGGAAAAAGGGTCGAAGCCGAACGAATAAGGACCGAACGGATAAGGGAGAAGAGGGGGAGCCATGGAACAACAGCCTGTATTGCAAATTAATGGACTGACCGGAGGATACAGTGCCAAGCGCCCGGTGCTGCATCAGATTTCGCTCGATGTGAAGCCGGGCGAAATGGTCGGACTGATCGGTCTGAACGGGGCCGGGAAAAGTACGACCATGAAGCATATTTTGGGCCTAATGACACCGCAGGCCGGAGAAATTCGCGTGCAGGGACATAAGCAAGAGGAGAATCCCGAGCAATATCAGGGAGCCATTGCTTTTGTACCCGAATCTCCAGAGCTGTATCCTGAAATGACGGTGATGGAGCATATGGAGTTCACCGCCAGGGCTTACGGAGTCAGTGAAGCGGATTTCCGCACACGTAGTAACCAGATGCTGGATCTGTTCCGTATGCGGGACAAGAGCGGAAGCATGTCCATGCATCTTTCCAAAGGGATGCGTCAGAAAGTCATGATTATGTGCGCATTTTTAGCGGGACCGCCGTTGTATGTTATTGATGAGCCATTTTTGGGCCTGGACCCGCTGGGGATTCGTTCCCTGCTTGACTTTATGCTGGAAATGAAGCGTTCAGGCTCATCCATTTTACTTAGTTCTCATATTTTGTCCACGATTGAAAATTATTGTGATCGTTTCATTGTGCTTCATCAGGGCGCCATCATTGCGCAGGGTACGCTGGATGAAGTGACAGCACAGGCGGGTAAGCCGGGCATGCCGCTGGAAGATGCATTTTATGAGCTGGTACAGGGCAGGGAATGAGTATGGACTTGCAACGCTTGCATAAAGAAAGACGTGTTGCGTTCTGGGGACAGGTGCTGCCCTATCTGGGCTATGTCATTCAGAGCGGACTGGCAGTGGTCTTCGGCTTTGCGCTGATTGCTTTTGCTGCATGGTACACGTCGCTGCTGATGCATACTCCACCGGATTTGCCCATCCGCTGGATCATGCTGATTGTAGC
This DNA window, taken from Paenibacillus kribbensis, encodes the following:
- a CDS encoding DEAD/DEAH box helicase encodes the protein MTLNFESLGIEPDLLTKLAEHEITQPSPVQAQAIPEMMKGKHVLARSQTGTGKTLAYLLPLLQAIDPQKKATQKMILAPSQELAMQIVREGQRYGEQRGIRVLGLIGGAAIKRQIEKLKDHPQLVVGTPGRVRELIAAKKLKMHNITTIVIDEVDQMFQLGGAGDVKNILGTAQRDRQLVFLSATLNDEIQALAKREMNDYVEIGIDPDQKTASGLEHYYFVTEERDKVDMLRRLVRHFNPRKALVFVNTTNAIGEIEAKLNHMGLTTASLYGDADKVTRSNVLARFREDKLKVLIASDVAARGLDIEGLEMVIHFDPATDSQAYVHRAGRTGRMGRKGLVVSVVTERETFIMRKFSRELDINITERALYGGRVVVPRPADAKRAPVKPSEARTISDAVESGKAPVRGENGRPGRTAAAGSASGKGKGAALSKAGKAQRERERKNKGAPRWLKEKGSKPNE
- a CDS encoding ABC transporter ATP-binding protein → MEQQPVLQINGLTGGYSAKRPVLHQISLDVKPGEMVGLIGLNGAGKSTTMKHILGLMTPQAGEIRVQGHKQEENPEQYQGAIAFVPESPELYPEMTVMEHMEFTARAYGVSEADFRTRSNQMLDLFRMRDKSGSMSMHLSKGMRQKVMIMCAFLAGPPLYVIDEPFLGLDPLGIRSLLDFMLEMKRSGSSILLSSHILSTIENYCDRFIVLHQGAIIAQGTLDEVTAQAGKPGMPLEDAFYELVQGRE